In a single window of the Agromyces sp. H17E-10 genome:
- a CDS encoding CoA-acylating methylmalonate-semialdehyde dehydrogenase, translating to MTDTVQHWIDGTAAGGDAARSGPVYNPALGTEQKRVAFAEASDIDTAVDAAARAFPAWRDTSIAKRQQVMFRFRELLNERSGELAEILTSEHGKVLADAQGEIARGLEVVELACAMPFATKGEYSENVSTGIDVYTLRQPVGVVGIISPFNFPAMVPLWFFPLAIATGNTVVLKPSEKDPSASVWLARLMQEAGLPDGVFNVVHGDKVAVDALLEHPTVRAISFVGSTPIARYIYATATANGKRVQALGGAKNHMLVLPDADLDLAADAAVNAGFGSAGERCMAISAVLAVDQVADEFVAKVAERMARLTTGDGRRGCDMGPLITREHRDKVAGYLDVAASDGADVVVDGRDPEVDGDPNGFWLGPTLVDKVPTSSAVYRDEIFGPVLSVVRVPGYEEGLEIINASPYGNGTAIFTNDGGAARRFQREVTVGMVGINVPIPVPVAYHSFGGWKDSFFGNSKAYGARGFDFFLQEKAITSRWLDPSHGGLNLGFPQHE from the coding sequence ATGACCGACACCGTGCAGCACTGGATCGACGGGACCGCGGCCGGCGGCGACGCCGCCCGCAGCGGACCCGTCTACAACCCCGCGCTCGGCACCGAGCAGAAGCGGGTCGCCTTCGCCGAGGCATCCGACATCGACACCGCCGTGGATGCCGCAGCCCGCGCCTTCCCCGCCTGGCGCGACACGTCGATCGCGAAGCGGCAGCAGGTGATGTTCCGCTTCCGCGAGCTGCTCAACGAGCGATCGGGGGAGCTCGCTGAGATCCTCACGAGCGAGCACGGCAAGGTGCTCGCCGACGCGCAGGGCGAGATCGCGCGCGGGCTCGAGGTGGTCGAGCTGGCCTGCGCGATGCCGTTCGCCACGAAGGGCGAGTACTCCGAGAACGTGTCGACCGGCATCGACGTGTACACGCTGCGGCAGCCGGTCGGCGTCGTCGGCATCATCTCGCCGTTCAACTTCCCGGCGATGGTGCCGCTGTGGTTCTTCCCGCTCGCGATCGCGACGGGCAACACGGTCGTGCTGAAGCCGAGCGAGAAGGACCCGTCGGCGTCGGTGTGGCTCGCCCGTCTCATGCAGGAGGCGGGGCTGCCCGACGGCGTCTTCAACGTCGTGCACGGCGACAAGGTCGCGGTCGACGCCCTGCTCGAGCACCCGACCGTGCGTGCGATCTCGTTCGTCGGCTCGACGCCGATCGCGCGGTACATCTACGCGACGGCGACCGCGAACGGCAAGCGCGTGCAGGCGCTCGGCGGCGCGAAGAACCACATGCTCGTCCTGCCCGACGCCGATCTCGACCTCGCGGCCGACGCCGCCGTGAACGCCGGCTTCGGGTCGGCCGGCGAGCGGTGCATGGCGATCAGCGCCGTGCTCGCGGTCGACCAGGTCGCCGACGAGTTCGTCGCGAAGGTCGCCGAGCGCATGGCGCGGCTCACGACCGGCGACGGGCGGCGTGGCTGCGACATGGGTCCGCTCATCACGCGCGAGCACCGCGACAAGGTTGCGGGCTACCTCGACGTCGCCGCCTCCGACGGTGCGGATGTCGTCGTCGACGGGCGCGACCCCGAGGTCGACGGCGACCCGAACGGCTTCTGGCTCGGGCCGACGCTCGTCGACAAGGTGCCGACATCGTCGGCGGTGTACCGCGACGAGATCTTCGGTCCGGTGCTCTCGGTCGTGCGGGTCCCGGGCTACGAGGAGGGCCTCGAGATCATCAACGCCTCGCCCTACGGCAACGGCACGGCGATCTTCACGAACGACGGCGGGGCGGCGCGCCGCTTCCAGCGCGAGGTGACGGTCGGCATGGTCGGCATCAACGTGCCGATCCCGGTGCCGGTGGCCTACCACTCGTTCGGCGGCTGGAAGGACTCGTTCTTCGGCAACTCGAAGGCGTACGGCGCTCGCGGCTTCGACTTCTTCCTGCAGGAGAAGGCGATCACCTCGCGCTGGCTCGACCCGAGCCACGGCGGCCTCAACCTGGGTTTCCCGCAGCACGAGTAG
- a CDS encoding enoyl-CoA hydratase/isomerase family protein yields the protein MADDAILLDVTDGLARVTLNRPARLNAVDPDAIARWQAIAHEIAERDDVGAVLLDASGRAFCAGGDVVGMSELAAEHDDAATVITELADRIHDGHLTLRESAKPIVAAVQGPVAGGGLGFMLVADLVVASEQATFASRYSDIGLTPDCGVSTLLPEAIGTRRALELTLTRRTLTAAEALDWGLVTEVVAHDEVADRARAITRSWLDGATGAFGQAKRLVRSGLARPFREALDDEARTIGAAFATPEAQARVATFAARRG from the coding sequence ATGGCCGATGACGCGATCCTCCTCGACGTGACCGACGGGCTCGCCCGCGTCACCCTCAACCGCCCCGCCCGCCTCAACGCGGTCGACCCCGACGCCATCGCCCGCTGGCAGGCGATCGCGCACGAGATCGCCGAGCGCGACGACGTGGGCGCTGTGCTGCTGGATGCCTCGGGGCGGGCGTTCTGCGCGGGCGGCGACGTCGTCGGCATGTCGGAGCTCGCGGCCGAGCACGACGACGCCGCGACCGTGATCACCGAGCTCGCCGACCGCATCCACGACGGCCACCTCACGCTGCGCGAGAGCGCGAAGCCGATCGTCGCGGCCGTGCAGGGACCGGTCGCGGGCGGTGGGCTCGGCTTCATGCTCGTCGCCGACCTCGTCGTCGCGAGCGAACAGGCGACGTTCGCGAGCCGCTACAGCGACATCGGCCTGACGCCCGACTGCGGCGTGAGCACGCTGCTCCCCGAGGCGATCGGCACGCGTCGGGCGCTCGAACTCACGCTCACGCGCCGCACGCTCACCGCGGCCGAGGCGCTCGACTGGGGACTCGTGACCGAGGTCGTCGCCCACGACGAGGTCGCCGACCGGGCCCGGGCGATCACGCGGTCGTGGCTCGACGGCGCGACCGGCGCCTTCGGACAGGCGAAGCGACTCGTGCGATCCGGTCTCGCCCGACCGTTCCGTGAGGCGCTCGACGACGAGGCGCGCACGATCGGTGCCGCATTCGCGACGCCCGAGGCGCAGGCGCGCGTCGCGACGTTCGCCGCTCGTCGAGGCTGA
- a CDS encoding ABC transporter permease — MTPRAARRTAVVGWGIAGVVLLVVLWEGYKLLAPADGVLIGETRVLPRTTDLAMPHVWDMFARLAEPVTRSPSAQPLWSVILLGALTTLGIAAAGWLVGVVVGVGLALVMQRWRLAEWGLLPWIVLSQTVPLIAFAPIVKSWGSRVEIGSFEWQDWMSVALIASYLAFFPIAIGALKGLQSPDRIHEELMRSYAAGYWATLMKLRFPAAVPYLLPALRLGAANAVIGAVVAEVSTGLQGGIGRLLIQFAGQASGDPAKAWGPIFGAVVLGLVAAGSVALLGVILKNYRRTEEAA, encoded by the coding sequence ATGACGCCCCGCGCGGCCCGTCGCACGGCCGTCGTCGGCTGGGGCATCGCGGGCGTGGTCCTGCTCGTCGTCCTCTGGGAGGGCTACAAGCTGCTCGCCCCGGCCGACGGCGTGCTCATCGGCGAGACCCGCGTGCTGCCGCGCACGACCGACCTGGCCATGCCGCACGTGTGGGACATGTTCGCCCGGCTCGCCGAGCCCGTGACGCGCTCGCCTTCGGCGCAGCCGCTGTGGTCGGTGATCCTGCTCGGCGCCCTCACGACGCTCGGCATCGCCGCGGCCGGCTGGCTCGTCGGCGTCGTCGTCGGCGTGGGGCTCGCGCTCGTGATGCAACGCTGGCGCCTCGCCGAGTGGGGTCTGCTGCCCTGGATCGTGCTCAGCCAGACGGTGCCGCTCATCGCGTTCGCCCCCATCGTGAAGAGCTGGGGCTCGCGCGTCGAGATCGGCTCATTCGAGTGGCAGGACTGGATGTCGGTGGCCCTCATCGCGAGCTACCTCGCGTTCTTCCCGATCGCGATCGGCGCGCTGAAGGGGCTCCAGTCGCCCGACCGCATCCACGAGGAGCTCATGCGGAGCTACGCGGCGGGCTACTGGGCGACGCTCATGAAGCTGCGCTTCCCTGCGGCCGTGCCCTATCTGCTGCCCGCACTGCGGCTCGGCGCCGCCAACGCGGTGATCGGCGCGGTCGTCGCCGAGGTGTCGACCGGCCTGCAGGGCGGTATCGGCCGCCTCCTCATCCAGTTCGCCGGGCAGGCGTCCGGCGATCCCGCGAAGGCGTGGGGGCCGATCTTCGGAGCCGTGGTGCTCGGCCTCGTCGCCGCCGGCTCGGTGGCGTTGCTCGGCGTGATCCTGAAGAACTACCGACGAACGGAGGAAGCCGCATGA
- a CDS encoding CinA family protein, translating to MKDPAEKFMPLAEEVADRARRAGLSVAAAESLTSGALSNALGAGHEASEWFRGGIVAYAEEVKRDVLGVTAESVTSAQCARELATGVARLLGADAAVAVTGVGGPEPADGAPAGTVYAAVTVRGETRSVHYRFEGDPSEVVHETVGAALRLLRDALPPVA from the coding sequence ATGAAGGACCCGGCGGAGAAGTTCATGCCCCTCGCCGAGGAGGTAGCCGACCGGGCCCGGCGCGCGGGGCTGAGTGTCGCAGCGGCCGAGTCGCTCACCAGCGGGGCGCTCTCGAACGCGCTCGGCGCCGGCCACGAGGCATCCGAGTGGTTCCGCGGCGGCATCGTGGCCTACGCCGAGGAGGTCAAGCGCGACGTGCTCGGCGTAACCGCGGAGTCGGTGACCTCGGCGCAGTGCGCACGCGAGCTCGCGACGGGCGTCGCGCGCCTCCTCGGCGCCGATGCCGCCGTCGCCGTGACGGGCGTCGGCGGCCCCGAACCCGCCGACGGCGCACCCGCGGGCACCGTGTACGCGGCGGTCACCGTGCGCGGCGAGACCCGCAGCGTGCACTACCGCTTCGAGGGCGACCCCTCCGAGGTCGTGCACGAGACGGTGGGCGCCGCGCTGCGGTTGCTGCGCGACGCCCTGCCGCCCGTGGCTTGA
- a CDS encoding ABC transporter permease has translation MSPRTETTLRIVAPIAVGVIVLCIWQFLVSVVGVSDYLLPSPASIVEALVASWDSIVQATIITGTNALIGLVVGSLLGIALAALAARWRAVDRMSAPVIAALAVVPIVALAPVLNSMFGADSQFGRQAIAALASFVPVFLNTLRGFRQTTPVHRELMRAYAATPGQVLRTLTLPTARPFILTGIRIASSLAVISALVAEYFGGPRGGLGSMISTSAASSAYARAWAYVVASIALGLLFYLATLALERLVLRGGGAGDRTSGARTPGTRTTSTSTVSTTSTTVSH, from the coding sequence ATGAGCCCGCGAACCGAGACGACGCTGCGCATCGTCGCGCCGATCGCGGTCGGCGTGATCGTGCTCTGCATCTGGCAGTTCCTCGTGAGCGTCGTCGGCGTCTCCGACTACCTGCTGCCGAGCCCCGCCTCGATCGTCGAGGCCCTCGTCGCCTCGTGGGACTCGATCGTGCAGGCCACGATCATCACCGGCACGAACGCGCTCATCGGCCTCGTCGTGGGTTCGCTGCTCGGCATCGCGCTCGCCGCACTCGCGGCGAGATGGCGTGCCGTCGACCGGATGAGCGCACCCGTCATCGCCGCGCTCGCCGTGGTGCCGATCGTCGCGCTCGCGCCCGTGCTGAACTCGATGTTCGGCGCCGACAGCCAGTTCGGACGCCAGGCGATCGCCGCGCTCGCCTCGTTCGTGCCCGTGTTCCTCAACACCCTGCGAGGGTTCCGGCAGACGACGCCCGTGCACCGCGAGCTCATGCGGGCCTACGCGGCGACGCCCGGGCAGGTGCTGCGCACGCTGACCCTGCCCACCGCGCGGCCGTTCATCCTCACCGGCATCCGCATCGCCTCGTCGCTCGCCGTGATCTCCGCGCTCGTCGCCGAGTACTTCGGCGGGCCGCGCGGCGGCCTCGGCAGCATGATCTCGACCTCGGCCGCGTCGAGCGCCTACGCCCGCGCCTGGGCCTACGTCGTGGCATCCATCGCCCTCGGCCTCCTCTTCTATCTCGCGACCCTCGCCCTCGAACGGCTCGTGCTGCGGGGCGGCGGCGCGGGCGACCGCACCTCCGGAGCCCGGACTCCCGGAACCCGCACCACCAGCACCAGCACCGTCAGCACGACCAGCACCACCGTTTCGCACTGA
- a CDS encoding aspartate aminotransferase family protein: MSENLEDLDDIARRLDREHVFHSWSAQSAPPGLVVASGRGSRVWNHAGREYLDFSSQLVNVNIGHEHPAVVAAIREQAELLTTIAPSTVNLARGEAAKRIVDRAPDGFSKVFFTNGGADANENAVRMARLHTGRDKVLSTYRSYHGNTGAAIVATGDWRRMPNEFARGHVHFFGPYLYRSEFWASTPEEESERALRHLRRVIESEGPQTIAAVLLETIPGTAGILVPPPGYLAGVRELCDAHGIVLILDEVMAGFGRTGRWFAFDGHDVRPHLITFAKGVNSGYVPAGGVVISDPIAATFDERVFPGGLTYSGHPLAMASIVATLDAMASEGIVEHAREIGAESIGPALEELAERHAAIGEVRGEGVFWAIELVADRKTREPLPAAAMARIKSALVERGLLPFIQDNRIHVVPPCVVTAEEVAVAMPIYDEVLATALEE; this comes from the coding sequence ATGAGCGAGAACCTCGAAGACCTCGACGACATCGCGCGCCGGCTCGATCGCGAGCACGTCTTCCATTCCTGGTCGGCGCAGTCGGCCCCACCCGGGCTCGTCGTCGCGAGCGGGCGAGGCTCGCGGGTGTGGAACCACGCGGGGCGCGAGTACCTCGACTTCTCGAGCCAGCTCGTCAACGTCAACATCGGGCACGAGCATCCCGCGGTCGTCGCCGCCATCCGCGAGCAGGCCGAGCTGCTGACGACGATCGCCCCGTCGACCGTCAACCTCGCCAGGGGCGAGGCCGCGAAGCGCATCGTCGACCGGGCGCCCGACGGCTTCTCGAAGGTGTTCTTCACGAACGGCGGCGCCGACGCGAACGAGAACGCGGTGCGCATGGCGCGCCTGCACACCGGCCGCGACAAGGTGCTCTCGACGTACCGCTCGTACCACGGCAACACGGGCGCGGCGATCGTCGCGACCGGCGACTGGCGGCGCATGCCGAACGAGTTCGCCCGCGGCCACGTGCACTTCTTCGGCCCCTACCTCTACCGCTCGGAGTTCTGGGCCTCGACGCCCGAGGAGGAGTCCGAGCGCGCGCTCCGCCACCTCAGGCGGGTCATCGAGTCGGAGGGGCCGCAGACGATCGCCGCCGTGCTGCTCGAGACGATCCCCGGCACGGCCGGCATCCTCGTGCCGCCGCCGGGCTACCTCGCCGGGGTGCGCGAGTTGTGCGATGCGCACGGCATCGTGCTCATCCTCGACGAGGTGATGGCCGGTTTCGGCCGGACCGGTCGCTGGTTCGCGTTCGACGGTCACGACGTGCGGCCCCATCTCATCACCTTCGCCAAGGGCGTGAACTCGGGCTACGTCCCGGCCGGCGGCGTCGTGATCTCCGACCCGATCGCGGCGACGTTCGACGAGCGCGTGTTCCCGGGCGGCCTCACCTACTCGGGGCACCCGCTCGCGATGGCCTCGATCGTCGCGACGCTCGATGCGATGGCGTCGGAGGGCATCGTCGAGCACGCGCGCGAGATCGGCGCCGAGTCGATCGGCCCCGCCCTCGAAGAGCTGGCCGAACGGCATGCGGCCATCGGCGAGGTGCGCGGCGAGGGCGTCTTCTGGGCGATCGAGCTCGTCGCCGACCGGAAGACCCGCGAGCCGTTGCCGGCCGCGGCGATGGCTCGCATCAAGTCGGCGCTCGTCGAGCGCGGACTGCTGCCGTTCATCCAGGACAACCGCATCCACGTGGTGCCGCCGTGCGTCGTGACGGCCGAGGAGGTCGCCGTCGCGATGCCGATCTACGACGAGGTGCTGGCGACGGCGCTCGAGGAGTAA
- a CDS encoding ABC transporter ATP-binding protein: MSAPETTTGATTVPGAVAPATAVQVTGVDKVFETQGGRVHALEGIDLTIAAGEFVSLIGPSGCGKSTLMRLIADLDGPTTGSIAVFGKTPTQARLDQEYGIAFQQAGLLPWRTVAANVALPLELHGVAPTARRTKVDELLEMVGLAEFADRYPDQLSGGMQQRVAIARSLAEQPRLLLMDEPFGALDEMTREKMQADLVRIAGETGAAVVFVTHSIPEAVFLSDRVVVMSPRPGRIREIVPMRLGGTVAAADAATGVAATAAARTARTEGLREDRSFFEMVTAVREALHGAPVATGARGVETR; encoded by the coding sequence ATGAGCGCTCCCGAGACCACCACCGGCGCGACGACCGTCCCCGGTGCCGTCGCGCCCGCGACCGCCGTGCAGGTGACCGGCGTCGACAAGGTGTTCGAGACGCAGGGCGGGCGGGTGCACGCGCTCGAGGGCATCGACCTCACGATCGCCGCCGGCGAGTTCGTCTCGCTCATCGGCCCGAGCGGCTGCGGCAAGTCGACCCTGATGCGGCTCATCGCCGACCTCGACGGTCCCACGACGGGCAGCATCGCCGTCTTCGGCAAGACCCCGACGCAGGCGCGCCTCGACCAGGAGTACGGCATCGCGTTCCAGCAGGCCGGCCTGCTGCCGTGGCGCACGGTCGCCGCGAACGTCGCGCTGCCGCTCGAGCTGCACGGCGTCGCCCCGACCGCGCGACGCACGAAGGTCGACGAGCTGCTCGAGATGGTCGGCCTCGCCGAGTTCGCCGATCGCTACCCCGACCAGCTCTCGGGCGGCATGCAGCAGCGGGTAGCGATCGCCCGATCCCTCGCCGAGCAGCCCCGGCTGCTGCTCATGGACGAGCCCTTCGGCGCCCTCGACGAGATGACGCGCGAGAAGATGCAGGCCGATCTCGTGCGCATCGCGGGCGAGACGGGGGCCGCCGTCGTCTTCGTCACCCACTCGATCCCCGAGGCGGTGTTCCTCTCCGACCGGGTGGTCGTGATGTCGCCGCGGCCGGGGCGCATCCGCGAGATCGTGCCGATGCGGCTCGGGGGTACGGTTGCTGCCGCGGATGCAGCCACCGGAGTCGCCGCGACCGCCGCAGCCCGTACGGCCCGCACCGAGGGCCTGCGCGAGGACCGTTCGTTCTTCGAGATGGTCACCGCCGTCAGAGAGGCGCTGCACGGCGCTCCCGTCGCCACGGGCGCCCGCGGGGTGGAGACGCGCTGA
- a CDS encoding TIGR03842 family LLM class F420-dependent oxidoreductase, with protein MDFGVVLQTNPPASRTVHLAKLAEQYGFSTAWTFDSHLLWQEPYVIYSKILDETHRIKVGPFVTNPATRDWTVTASIFATLNEMYGNRTICGIGRGDSAVRVTNGKPVTMSELRESIHVIRELANSRSVEYKGSQLQFPWSKGSELEVWVAAYGPMALKLTGEVGDGYILQLADVDIAAWMIKTVRDAAEAAGRDPMSIKFCVAAPMYIGDDWAHMRDQTRWFGGMVGNHVADIVAKYGAHGTVPDALTDYIRDREGYDYNTHGKAENDHVDFVPDEIVERFCVLGSADQHIQKLKQLAELGVDQFAGYLQHDNKEETLRVYGETVIPAMTEHLTAKS; from the coding sequence ATGGATTTCGGCGTCGTCCTCCAGACCAACCCGCCCGCCTCTCGCACCGTGCACCTCGCCAAGCTCGCCGAGCAGTACGGCTTCAGCACCGCGTGGACGTTCGACTCGCACCTGCTCTGGCAGGAGCCGTACGTCATCTACAGCAAGATCCTCGACGAGACCCACCGCATCAAGGTCGGGCCCTTCGTCACCAACCCGGCCACTCGCGACTGGACGGTCACGGCGTCGATCTTCGCCACCCTCAACGAGATGTACGGCAACCGCACCATCTGCGGCATCGGCCGCGGCGACTCGGCCGTGCGGGTCACCAACGGCAAGCCCGTGACGATGTCCGAGCTCCGCGAGTCGATCCACGTGATCCGCGAGCTCGCGAACTCGCGAAGCGTCGAGTACAAGGGCTCGCAGCTGCAGTTCCCGTGGTCCAAGGGCTCCGAGCTGGAGGTCTGGGTCGCGGCCTACGGCCCGATGGCGCTGAAGCTCACCGGGGAGGTCGGCGACGGCTACATCCTGCAACTGGCCGACGTCGACATCGCCGCGTGGATGATCAAGACCGTGCGCGACGCGGCCGAGGCCGCCGGGCGCGACCCCATGTCGATCAAGTTCTGCGTCGCGGCGCCCATGTACATCGGCGACGACTGGGCGCACATGCGCGACCAGACCCGCTGGTTCGGCGGCATGGTCGGCAATCACGTCGCCGACATCGTCGCGAAGTACGGGGCGCACGGCACGGTGCCCGATGCGCTGACCGACTACATCCGCGACCGCGAGGGCTACGACTACAACACGCACGGCAAGGCCGAGAACGACCACGTCGACTTCGTGCCCGACGAGATCGTCGAGCGGTTCTGCGTGCTCGGCTCCGCCGACCAGCACATCCAGAAGCTGAAACAGCTCGCCGAGCTCGGCGTCGACCAGTTCGCCGGGTACCTCCAGCACGACAACAAGGAGGAGACGCTGCGGGTCTACGGCGAGACCGTCATCCCGGCGATGACCGAGCACCTCACGGCGAAGTCATGA
- the hydA gene encoding dihydropyrimidinase, giving the protein MTTTLISGGTVVSATGRAAADVLIDGERIVAVIEPGSELLGRDVAASVDRVVDATGKYVIPGGIDAHTHMQLPFGGTEASDTFETGTRAAAHGGTTSIIDFAVQTYGQRIEDGLAAWHEKASGNCAIDYGFHQIVGDVNADSLAAMKRLPDEGISSFKLFMAYPGVFYSDDAQILKAMQVSRETGLLTMMHAENGPAIDVLAQQLVDAGNTDPYYHGIARAWEMEEEATHRAIMLAKLTGAPLYVVHVSAKQAVEQLAWARDKGQNVFGETCPQYLYLSLEDQLGASSDEWGAFEGAKWVCSTPLRSRAEGHQHSMWQALRTNDLQMVSTDHCPFCMKDQKELGLGDFRKIPNGIGSIEHRMDLMYQGVVTGEITLERWVELTSTTPARMFGLYGRKGVIQPGADADIVVYDPKGHTSIGYGEGRTHHMNMDHSAWEGYEIDGHVDTVLSRGKVIVDGDAYLGAKGDGKYLKRGLSQYLI; this is encoded by the coding sequence ATGACCACCACCCTCATCAGCGGCGGCACCGTCGTCTCCGCCACCGGCCGCGCCGCGGCCGACGTCCTCATCGACGGCGAGCGCATCGTCGCCGTCATCGAACCCGGCAGCGAACTGCTCGGCCGGGATGTCGCGGCGAGCGTCGACCGCGTCGTCGACGCCACCGGCAAGTACGTGATCCCCGGCGGCATCGACGCCCACACCCACATGCAGCTGCCGTTCGGCGGCACCGAGGCCTCCGACACCTTCGAGACCGGCACCCGCGCCGCCGCGCACGGCGGCACCACCTCGATCATCGACTTCGCCGTGCAGACCTACGGCCAGCGCATCGAAGACGGACTGGCCGCGTGGCACGAGAAGGCCTCGGGCAACTGCGCGATCGACTACGGGTTCCACCAGATCGTGGGCGACGTGAACGCCGACTCGCTCGCTGCGATGAAGCGGCTGCCCGACGAGGGCATCTCGAGCTTCAAGCTCTTCATGGCCTACCCGGGCGTCTTCTACTCCGACGACGCGCAGATCCTCAAGGCCATGCAGGTCTCCCGCGAGACCGGGCTGCTCACGATGATGCACGCCGAGAACGGCCCCGCCATCGATGTGCTCGCGCAGCAGCTCGTCGATGCCGGCAACACCGACCCGTACTACCACGGCATCGCCCGCGCCTGGGAGATGGAGGAGGAGGCGACGCACCGCGCGATCATGCTCGCGAAGCTCACCGGCGCCCCGCTCTACGTCGTGCACGTGTCGGCGAAGCAGGCCGTCGAGCAGCTCGCCTGGGCGCGCGACAAGGGCCAGAACGTCTTCGGCGAGACCTGCCCGCAATACCTCTACCTCTCGCTGGAGGACCAGCTCGGAGCATCCAGTGACGAATGGGGTGCCTTCGAAGGCGCCAAGTGGGTGTGCTCGACCCCGCTGCGCTCGCGGGCCGAGGGCCACCAGCACTCGATGTGGCAGGCACTGCGCACGAACGACCTGCAGATGGTCTCGACCGACCACTGCCCGTTCTGCATGAAGGACCAGAAAGAGCTCGGGCTCGGCGACTTCCGCAAGATCCCGAACGGCATCGGGTCGATCGAGCATCGCATGGACCTCATGTACCAGGGCGTCGTCACGGGCGAGATCACGCTCGAGCGCTGGGTCGAACTCACGTCGACGACCCCCGCGCGCATGTTCGGGCTGTACGGCCGCAAGGGCGTCATCCAGCCCGGCGCCGACGCCGACATCGTCGTCTACGACCCCAAGGGGCACACCTCGATCGGGTACGGCGAGGGGCGCACGCACCACATGAACATGGACCACTCGGCCTGGGAGGGCTACGAGATCGACGGGCACGTCGACACGGTGCTCTCGCGCGGCAAGGTCATCGTCGACGGCGACGCGTACCTCGGCGCCAAGGGCGACGGGAAGTACCTCAAGCGGGGGCTCAGCCAGTACCTCATCTGA
- a CDS encoding ABC transporter substrate-binding protein, translating into MKHSTRRGLAAGAFAVTASLILAACSSGDSGGSGGGSTDGELTPVKLQLQWLPQGQFAGYFAAADQGFFEEEGLDVEIIPSGGDIVPQDALANGDVDYAIAWVPKVLGSIEQGANLTDIAQIFQRSGTLQVSWADSGIDSVADFEGKKIGSWGFGNEWEIFAAMAAEGLDSTSVEIITQDFNMNAFLQGDIDAAQAMTYNEYAQLLETPNPDTGELYQPEDFNVISYEDTEGAMLQDAIWADTERLASDSDYQETTVKLLKAVIKGWAFAAANPEDAADITIAAGSGWGPSHELWMVNETNKLIWPSEGGIGKIDEAAWDKTVAGALAAVNEAGDHLITEEPPATAWSNEWIDKALSELEGEDIDLTGADWKPIDVTLEEGGN; encoded by the coding sequence ATGAAGCACAGCACACGCCGCGGACTCGCGGCCGGAGCGTTCGCCGTCACGGCCTCGCTCATCCTCGCCGCCTGCTCGTCCGGCGACTCCGGCGGCTCTGGCGGCGGCTCGACCGACGGCGAGCTGACCCCCGTCAAGCTCCAGCTCCAGTGGCTTCCGCAGGGGCAGTTCGCCGGGTACTTCGCCGCCGCCGACCAGGGCTTCTTCGAGGAGGAGGGCCTGGACGTCGAGATCATCCCGTCGGGCGGCGACATCGTGCCGCAGGACGCGCTCGCCAACGGCGACGTCGACTACGCGATCGCGTGGGTGCCGAAGGTGCTCGGCTCGATCGAGCAGGGCGCGAACCTCACCGACATCGCCCAGATCTTCCAGCGCTCTGGCACCCTGCAGGTCTCGTGGGCCGACTCGGGCATCGACTCCGTCGCCGACTTCGAGGGCAAGAAGATCGGCTCGTGGGGCTTCGGCAACGAGTGGGAGATCTTCGCGGCGATGGCCGCCGAAGGGCTCGACTCGACCAGCGTCGAGATCATCACGCAGGACTTCAACATGAACGCGTTCCTGCAGGGCGACATCGACGCGGCCCAGGCGATGACGTACAACGAGTACGCGCAGCTGCTGGAGACCCCGAACCCCGACACGGGCGAGCTCTACCAGCCCGAGGACTTCAACGTGATCTCGTACGAGGACACCGAGGGCGCCATGCTGCAGGACGCGATCTGGGCCGACACCGAACGCCTCGCGAGCGACTCCGACTACCAGGAGACGACGGTGAAGCTCCTCAAGGCCGTCATCAAGGGCTGGGCGTTCGCCGCGGCGAACCCCGAGGACGCCGCCGACATCACGATCGCCGCAGGGTCGGGCTGGGGCCCGAGCCACGAGCTCTGGATGGTGAACGAGACCAACAAGCTCATCTGGCCCTCCGAGGGCGGCATCGGCAAGATCGACGAGGCGGCCTGGGACAAGACGGTCGCCGGTGCGCTCGCTGCGGTGAACGAGGCGGGCGACCACCTCATCACCGAGGAACCGCCCGCGACCGCCTGGTCGAACGAGTGGATCGACAAGGCGCTCTCGGAGCTCGAGGGCGAGGACATCGACCTCACGGGCGCCGACTGGAAGCCCATCGACGTCACCCTCGAAGAGGGCGGCAACTAG